Proteins from a genomic interval of Azospirillaceae bacterium:
- a CDS encoding glycosyltransferase family 1 protein — MRILLPTDAWFPQVNGVVRTLSTIVGELRAMGHEVNVVSPDRFLTVPAPGYPEVRLAVAPGRKLRRILDEWQPDAVHIPVEGPLGWAARAHCLRRGWPFTSSYHTRMGDYAHAKWKLPPGLGFAMQRRFHAKSTAFLVQTASLERELGARGFVNIRRWGRGVDLRLFRPYEGVDLGLPGPVFGYVGRVSTEKRLDDFLSMDLPGTKVVVGDGPQRALYERRYPDAVFLGYRTGEDLARAYAGLDVLVLPSRFETFGLVILEALACGTPVAAYPVHGPIDVIGGTDVGVLDEDLRAAALRALEIPRDRCRAFAETFSWRRSAEEFLSHLAPIRSPCPALTPGTVPSVPG; from the coding sequence ATGCGTATTCTTCTACCGACCGATGCCTGGTTTCCGCAGGTGAACGGCGTGGTCCGGACCCTGAGCACCATCGTCGGCGAACTCCGGGCGATGGGTCACGAGGTGAACGTCGTCTCTCCCGACCGGTTCCTGACCGTGCCGGCGCCGGGTTACCCGGAGGTGCGCCTGGCCGTGGCGCCCGGCCGCAAGCTCCGGCGGATCCTGGACGAATGGCAGCCCGATGCCGTCCACATCCCGGTGGAAGGGCCGTTGGGCTGGGCGGCGCGGGCGCACTGCCTGCGGCGCGGCTGGCCGTTCACCAGCTCCTACCATACGCGCATGGGCGACTACGCCCACGCCAAGTGGAAGCTGCCGCCCGGCCTGGGCTTCGCCATGCAGCGGCGGTTCCACGCGAAATCGACGGCGTTCCTGGTGCAGACGGCCTCGCTGGAGCGCGAGCTGGGCGCGCGTGGTTTCGTCAACATCCGGCGCTGGGGGCGGGGGGTGGACCTGCGGCTGTTCCGGCCGTACGAGGGCGTGGACCTCGGCCTGCCGGGGCCGGTGTTCGGCTATGTCGGCCGGGTGTCCACCGAGAAGCGGCTGGACGATTTCCTGTCGATGGACCTGCCGGGAACCAAGGTGGTGGTGGGCGACGGGCCGCAACGCGCGCTCTACGAGCGCCGCTACCCCGACGCGGTGTTCCTCGGCTACCGCACCGGCGAGGATCTGGCGCGGGCGTATGCGGGGCTCGACGTCCTCGTCCTGCCTTCGCGGTTCGAAACCTTCGGCCTGGTGATCCTGGAGGCGCTGGCCTGCGGCACGCCGGTGGCCGCCTATCCGGTGCACGGCCCCATCGACGTGATCGGCGGCACGGATGTGGGCGTGCTCGACGAGGATCTCCGGGCCGCGGCGTTGAGGGCGCTGGAAATTCCGCGCGACCGCTGCCGCGCCTTCGCCGAGACGTTCTCGTGGCGGCGCAGTGCCGAGGAGTTCCTCTCCCACCTCGCCCCCATCCGGTCCCCCTGTCCGGCCTTGACGCCCGGAACGGTGCCGTCCGTGCCCGGTTGA